GACGGCCCCGGTTTTTACACCACCCGCATTTTAGCCCCATTTTTAAACGAAGCCCTGCTGCTGTTGGAAGAAGGAGCCGAAATACCCGCTATTGACCGCGAACTGAAACAATTCGGATATCCGGTCGGCCCCATTGCCCTCATGGACGAAGTGGGCATTGACGTAGGCGCTCATATCATGAGCGGCGATTTGATGAAATCTTTTATCAGCCAACGCGAAGGACTGAAAGTGAGCGAGGCATTGCTCCATTTGCATAAAGCCGGATACAGCGGCCGGAAAAACAATAAAGGATTTTACCTCTACGACCAAAAAACCGGCCGCAAAGTAAGAGGCAAGATTGACCCGAATGTGTATGACTTTTTTGGAGGAATACAAAGCCGCCGCCCCTTTAAACCGGCCGACATACAACAAAGAATGGCGATGGCCATGGTGAATGAAGCCGCTCTCTGTTTGCAGGAGGGTATTATTGAATCAGCTTTGGATGGGGATGTTGGTGCAGTGTTTGGGTTAGGGTTTCCACCTTTTCGTGGTGGGCCGTTCAGGTTTGTAGATAATTTTGGGGTTGATCACGTAGTAAAAGTGATGCAAAATCTTCAAACTGATCATGGAAGCCGTTTCAACCCTGCTCCTATCCTATTAGAATATATGGCAGCCGGTAAAAAGTTTTATCCATAACTTTTTTATTTGCTTTTTAAACAGCCTTAGCTTCCAGAATTTATTTCGCTGAAAATTATTGCTGATGGTTGATAAAACAGCTATCTTTTTTCATTCTTAAAGTACAAACAGCATAGGATTCGATATCAAATTGAATGCTGATATTATTAAGAAACCGTATCGTGTTTCCTTATAGTATTTGGTTGTTGAAAAGATTACTTTTTTCATTTGAAAGATTCAGTTTGTTTAACGCGCAGAATATGCATAAAAAAACCCGACTACTCTTTTTAAAAGTAGTCGGGTTAAAACGTTAGGTTATTTTAGCTTAGGTTAATTCATTGTCAGGGCAATCAATTTTTATTGATGAAAACGGGTTAAATCTTCTAAGGGTAAGGTATCAAAAGCTGTAATATCAAAAGGATTACCGGCAACATTCAAGGTTTTTAAACCTGATAATTTACTGATTGACATCGGTAAATTTGTTAGGCGGTTGTTTTGTAAATACAGACTATTGAGTTTAGTCAGATTTCCGATAGTAGCAGGTAAAATTGTCAGACGGTTATTGTCTAAGTGCAATTTTTCAAGACTTTTTAAATCACCAATACTTTCAGGTACTTGCGTGATGTTTTGATTAGATAAAAACAAACCTTTTAATTCGGTTAAATTGCCAATACTCTGAGGTAATTGAGATATTATATACCTTTCATCAACCAATAAAAATGTCAAACGACCTTCTTCCCAAACCTGAATACCTAAATTCAAAGGCTGTTCTTCAAGTTCTGTTAAACCATTTGCATGAATTATATCGTTGAGGACTGCTATGTCGCCGGAATAGTGTAACATTTCGTCACCATTCGTGTTGGAAGCTTGCGCCGGGGTAAGTTGTAAGTTTAAGGATAACACTAAAGCAAAAGAGTAAAGCGTTGCGTTTCTCAGCCAGTTTTGAAGGATGCGTGTCATAATTAATAAAGTTTAAGTGGTTAATTTCTGTTTCTGTTAGTTAATCGTTTAGTGCTTGCAAAAAGTTACAATGCCTTGAAATTTATTTTTGCATGGTACTATGTTTTGCAAGGTACTAAATATGTAAACAGGACTTTTAAAAACTTACAACTCTGTTAATAATTTTGTAAAAAAAATTTCGTACCTTAGAAAATAAGCGAAAAGCCTTTTTAAACCTTACTATAAAAAAGGCTATGCAGACTGAGTAAGGCTGTTAAGATGGGTAATAAGAATGACTATTTGGCTACCATTCCTCTTCGTCAATAATAAGGAACAATTCTTTGAGGTTTTCTTCTGTCAGACTTACTCCGGCTCCAGTTCCATTTTTACCAATTACCTCAAGTTTTACCTTAGCCATTCCAATTTTTGTCAAATCTATTTTCTGTGCTGCTGCTTTTGACAAATCAATAATCCGGTTTTTAACAAAAGGCCCCCGGTCGTTTATTTTGACTACGACAGCCTTATCATTGTCCAAACGAGTTACTTTAACCCTGGAACCCATTGGCAATGTGCGATGAGCGGCGGTAAGTTTATTTTGATCAAAAATTTCGCCTGATGATGTTCGTCTGCCATGAAATTTTTGAGCATAGTAGGATGCTATTCCTGTGTTCTCCAAATCATCTGGTATAAATCCTGTAAATGCTGAAGATATTATAAAGCAAAAAAGTAAAAAGTAAAGTTTCATTTAAAGAGCTTTTGAGATGTGACGAAATGATATCCTAAAAAAATTAAAACTCATGCAATCATTTAACAGATCTAATAGTTAGCCTTAACGTGCATTCTGAATAATTTCTGCCTTAACTGACCCCTGAATTTCCCAATCGCCTGATTTGGAATTTGTCCATCGTTCAGAAAAACTGATTAATCCATGGTTGACTGCAATATCAGTGTGATTAAAATTCCAGATTTTAAATCCAACTAAAGAATCCCGTTTGATTAAGGACCGTAAATTTTGAATCAGATTCTGATTACTGATAACAGCCTTTAGTATAACTCTGTCCAATCCTTCGGACACATTAGACACACTGCGTTCAAAATAAGCCTTTACAGAGGCTTCCAAATGATAGACATCAATTTGGCGTGGGTCAAATGCTGAAATTGAATTTTCGATGGTTTTCAAGACAAATTCGTTGAGTTTTCTATGACCGGCCTCAATACCTTTGGGGCTAACATTCCCTTGTTTCAGCAAAATACAGGTTAATCCGATGGTAGCCGGGAAGTCTGACTCAAAAAATGGAAGTTTTAAAGGAAACAAATCAGTATTCCACAGACCAACCGGTTGAGGAATTTGAATAATTGAACCTGCTTCAACCAGCACCTTCCCTAAATTATTATGACTGCCATGCGAAAAATGAACGCCTGCCTGACCTGCTAATTTGAATTGGTCAGTAATAACCACACTTTCACCGTCAACTTTGAAAAATACACACCATAAATAAGGTAATGCTACACTTGTGATTTTACTGCCTGCACGATGACAAATCAGTCTTTCAAAATTAACACTGAGGCGGTAGGAATGCATGTCAATATTTGGAATTCATTCTGGAAAACTTCAGGTTTGATTTTTCTCCACTATAAAAACATTGGATAACTTGATGGATCTGCTTCGTTCATGATGGCATAAGCAGTTTCAAAAACATCTTCGGCATTGGGCTTACAAAAATAATCACCATCCGAACCATAAGCACCTCGATTTGCCTTTGCGGTTAGTGTAACAGGAGCAGAATCTAAATAATAATATCCGCCCTGAGTTTCTAAAATCTGTTGCATGATATAAGCAGATGCACCTCCGGGCACATCTTCATCCAAAACAATCAGGCGGTTGGTTTTTTTAAGCGATGAAACTGTTTTATGGTGAATATCAAAAGGGAGTAACGTTTGGGCATCAATTACCTCTAACGATATACCTGCCTGCTCCAAACGATTGGCAGCTTCCAATGCAATTCTACAACTTGAACCATAAGTTATTAATGTGATGTCCTTACCTTCTTTTAACACATCCGGAACTCCAAGTGGAACGGTAAAAGTTGAAAGATTATCCGGCATCATTTCTTTTAGCCTGTAACCGTTCAAACACTCAATAATAATAGCAGGCTCATCACTTTGCATCATGGTGTTATAAAATCCTGCGGCTTGTACCATGTTCCTTGGTGTTAAGAGATAAACACCTCTGACTGAATTTAGAATCATACCTATAGGAGAACCTGTATGCCAAATACCCTCCAAACGATGCCCCCTTGTGCGAATTATCATTGGCGCTTTTTGGCCCCCGTAAGTTCTGTAATGCAAAGTTGCCAAATCATCCGCAATAGGTTGAAGCCCATAAATAAAATAATCTAAGTACTGGATTTCAGCAATAGGTCTAAGCCCACGCATCGCCAATCCTATTCCTTGGCCAATAATGGTTGCTTCCCGAATACCCGTGTCAAAAACCCTTTCGATTCCATATTTAGATTGTAATCCGGCAAAACCCTGATTGACATCGCCAATTTGTCCTAAATCTTCTCCAAACGCTAAAACACGAGGGTCGCGATCAAATATGGCATCAAAACAACCATTCAGCACTTCGAATCCATTAACCATTTTAGATGAAGGGCTGTAAACCGGAGGAATCTCTTCAACTAACAAAGCATTCAGTTTGGAATGGCTGTGTAAGTAAGTGGTATATAATTGCAGGTTATTCTTTTGAAAGCTGTTATTCCAATCCCTCAGTTCCTTTATATTTTGAGGATGTTCAAACCTGAGTTCCGCTAAAGTTTTTCTGATGTGATGAGCAACCTCTCTTCTGGTAGGATTAAGCTCAGATTGTAAAGCAAGTTTGGCATTTGTCAAAATTTCGGGTTGGTCAACTACCTTTAAAAGTCTGTCAAAAATTTCAAGGGTATGTTTCAGGTCATTCTGAATAGGCAAGTTAAATTGTTTCCATGCTGTTCTTTGAGCTTCTTTGGCTTCAGCTTTAGCATCATCGTCAATTATATCTAAGGTTTGAACATCGGCTAATCCTGTATCCAAAATCCAATTGCGAAAACCAAGTAAACAATCCTTGTCAATTTCCCATTGCAATCTCTCTTTCGATTTGTATCTTTCGTGTGAACCAGATGTTGAATGTCCTTGCGGTTGGGTTACTTCCTTAACATGAATTAGCACCGGTGTATGTGTTTTCCTTGCATTGGCAACAGCAGTCTGATAGGTTTTAATCAAAGAGGGGTAATCCCAGGCAAAAACTGTATAAATCTCAAAACCACTTGCCTTTTCATCAGTTTTAAAACCGCTCATCAATTCTGATATAGAGCCCTTTGTTGTTTGAAATTCAATAGGTACAGAAATTCCATAACCATCATCCCAAACTGAAACTATCATTGGTATTTTCATTACCCCAGCTGCGTTCATTGCCTCCCAAAAAATACCTTCCGATGTACTTGCATCTCCAATCGTAACAAAAACGACTTCGTTGCCGTTATCAGAAAATTTATTAAACTCCTGTAAGGTATCAATTTCGCGATATTTTTTTGAAGCTAAAGCTAAACCAACAGCTCGGGGCATTTGACCTGCTGTACTTGAAATATCCGCTGAAGTGTTTTTAATTTGCATCAGGTCATTCCATTCTCCTTGTTCGTTTAAACTTCGGGTTGCAAAATGAGCATTCATTTGCCTGCCGGCAGAATGGGGTTCTTCTTCCAAATCAGGATGAGCATACAACTGAGCAAATAGTTGAGGTACGGTTACGTTTCCCAAAGCCATCATAAGTGTTTGGTCGCGGTAGTATCCTGAGCGGAAATCACCCTTTTCAAAGACTTTGCTCATTGCAATCTGAGGCAACTCCTTACCATCTCCCAAAATGCCGAATTTGGCTTTTCCGCTTAATACTTCTTTACGACCTAATATACTGGCTTCTCTGCTCAAACGGCCTAATCTGTAGTCATCCAATACTTCTTTTGTAAAATCTTCGACGCTTAGCTTCTTGCCGGTTAAGGACTGTATTTCTTTTTGTGAAATGCGGTTTAAGGTGGTTGAACTCATATCTAATCAGAATAATACTGTTTGTTGAAATGGGTTGAAGATTAGTTTCTAAAACAGGAAGCCTGAAAATCAGAAACACGTCGAAATTATTCAAAGGCGTTGCAAGATAATCTAAAAAAAGTGCTTGAACAAGGCATTTGACAATTATTCGTGAGTAATCATGGTTATTGTCAGATTCTCAAACTTATAAGGCAATTGCTGTATTAGGGAATTGAACTGAATTTTAAAATGCAAGAAACGGTGAGCTTCTAATTTAACCGGTTATACTTTGATTTTAAACAGCGCGTTTTTAAAGTTCAATTTCTCTGTTGATACACTCAAATATAAACTTATCTAACTAAGGGCAACAATGTTTATCGCATTGGGTTTTAAAATCCATAAGCATTAACAACTGATTGTTTCATTACAAATGAAATGTTCATAATCTTCAAAATCTCATTTTCTATTTTTTGACTCATCAAAGTTTAACTATGCTCTAATTATATAACTGAGGAACAAATTTGAATGATATTCTAAAGCCTTTATAAAAAAAGGATGTGATAAATGCTATTTAATTATCCACATCAAAATTTTTTTATTTTTTTCATTTTTTATTTTGTTGTCCATCAGTTTCATTGCTGAATTTGAAATAGCAGGGCAACCCCAACCTTCCACTGTTCCTCTTGGATAAACCGGATAATCGGTTACTCTATCCCATCCGTGAAAGACTATCTGACGGTCTAAAGCATTTTGATTGGAAGCTTCCAATCCATGCATTAAATATTTGACGTTTATACCCCAGTTACTATATCCTCTTTGTCCAATTAAATACTTGCCTTCAGAAGAACAATGACTACCGGAAACATTACTTGTTTCGACATTGTTTTTTGAATTATCTCCACCCCAAGGATTATCGCAACACCCATGACTTACTAAAAAACTATGAGCAATTTTGTTTTGATTAAAATCCCATACAAAAAAACGTTCAACCCCCGAATGTTGTCCTAAATCTATTAAAATAAAAAAACGGTTGTTATAATTTCTATTGTCACAAAATTTTTTGGCTTCTTTTGCTTTTTCAATATAATCCTCACTTTTGGCAGTTTTCATCTCGCCTATCGTTTTCATTTTATCTGCGTTTAAATTTTCACATCCTTCTGACAAAACTAACAGAGGAATCATGCATAATACAGTAATGGCTAATTTCATTTCAACTTATATTTGGTGTTAAAAATTTATAGGTCATAAAAATGGTAAGTATGCTAACAATAATAAGGCTCAGGTCTTTTCATGGACGTGTTAACGTGTATTTCAGAATGTCAAAAGATGCATAGTTAAGTTTATGGAAATTTGTAAACAAACGCTCCCTTTTCAAATGTATTGTATATATCTAAGGAAAGACTATCAGCCGCTGACATCCATTTTTTTGCAACCCAGCCCTTGTTTGAACCATCAATGATGATCATATCAATCTCGAAACAGTTTTTTAATTCATTTAATTCCGCCCGGCAATTATGGGTCAATATTAAATAGTCTATTTTCAAAGGCAAAGAGCCGGTTGAAAAATTACAATGATCTGTAGAATCGGAAAGCAGGAGAAATCGTTTGTCAAAAAACTTAAGAAAAGGAGGATCTATCAACAGGTTTTGCGGGAAAGGTTGAGCGTATTGAATCTCCGGTTGATTATTTTGTCTCAGGATGGGTAAAAATTTCCTTTCCCGAATGATATGGCTTCGCTTTGATGAAGCAAACAATTCGTCTAAGCCCAAACTATCCGAAATAACAACAGAATGATTACCATAAACCAGTTCCAAAGCTGAGGCACCTTTATACTGATAAACGATAATTTCTTTGTTTTTCTGCATTTGGTAATTCTGGTAAGCCCAACCAAGTCCTAAAACCAGAAACAGGAATAAAATTAGTTTAACAATTTGGATTTGTCTCATTAAAACAGTGCAGGTAATCATTCCAATAATTACATATAAAGCAACCGTTTCTTCCATTGAGATTGAAAATCCCTGAATCACTGCGAAGGGAAGATGTTGAACTTCATATAAATAGGAGTTAATGAGTTTTAAGGTCCAATCTAAAATTGCGCCTAAAACCTTAGCGACCGGTTCAACAGGTGAAATTAAAAATAACAAAAAACCCAAAGGCAATAAATATCCTGTAACGGGTACTACCAACAAATTGGCCAATAGAAAGTAAGTTGGAAACTGATGAAAATAATACATTGTGAGAGGTGTTACGACCACTTGTGCTGCCAGTGTAACCGAACTAATCTGCCAGATTTTATCTAATATTTGGTTTTTTATTTTTAAGGCTTGATAGAACTTAGGTTGAAAGAATATTATTCCTGAAACGGCGATATAAGACAATTGAAAACCAATATTTGTAAGTGTGAAAGGGTTTAAAAACAAAGTAATGAGCGCAGCAAAACCAATAATATTGTAGGAATTGGTTTGCCGGTAAAACACTTTGGCAATCGTAAAAATGGTAAACATTCCTGCTGCACGCGTAACAGAAGGAGGTAATCCGGCCAACATTGCATAGAACCAGATGATCAATAACACTAAAGCCGCTTTTACCCTAATTGTCCAGCGTCCTCTTTTAAAAAAAAGAGAAAGTATCCAGTTTGCAGTCAAATATATAATTCCGACATGCAGCCCGGAAACTGCCAATACATGAATGGTTCCGGTATGAGAATAAGTTTCTTCAATATCATCAGGCAGAAAATGAGTATAGCCTAAAAATAGCGCCATTGCAACGCTTTTTTCATCATTTCCCTTTAAAAAGGTTTTAATAACCTCTATAAAATAAGCGCGCAAGCGATAAACAAAAGTAAATATGTAGTTACCGGTATTAATATTTAATTCCAGTAAATCTTTAGCTTCCAGATAAGCCTGGTGGTAAATCTGACGGTGCGACAAATAGGTTTTATAATCAAATTCTCCCGGATTTTGGGGAGGTTTAATTGTTTTGAGCGATGATTTACACCAAATCCAATCGCCATATTTTAGATTTTGAACCAAACTATCTTTTTCAAAATAAACCAATGCTTTACCAAAAACCGATCTTTGGTCGGTTCCATTTCTGATTTCCAAAACACTGACTTCTGCTTTAAAACTTTGAATTTTTCGATTAGCGGCTCATTTAATCTCAACATTACATAAGAAGTATCTGTCAAAAAATGAGCGAAATGACGGGGATGGTTTATATCCTTTTTTTGATTTGTACGTTCAAAACTAATGAATAGGATCAAAAAAAATAACAAAAAACCATAAACCCATTGGTACACAAAGTCGCTTTTCCATTTTTTCCAGTTAAAAAGCATTAAAATTACCAGCCATAAACCCGCCAACATCAACAGTGTGCCTGTTGCAGGTAGATTGAAACGAATACCCAATAGGATGCCAATAATAAATGGCAGCAATATTCTAACTACGGGTAGTTCGTCCCAATTTATCAGATTCATTCAGAAATTATAAATTATTAGTCCTTGAAAAAACAAATAAATCCAATCCCAATTTTACAAAGCTTTACATTTGACTGCTTTATGGAGGTATAAAAACCTGATGTTTTTTTGGCTCAAATTAGTCTAACCAAATGGGAATTAAATTGATAAGTCAAGTATTAAAACTTCATTGGTTAATCAATAAAAGAAAATCAAATACATGCAAATTTAACCAATCTCACAACTATTTATTCATATAAGAACTAACCATTTTAATCAGAAAACAAAATTTATATGTCTTATAAAATTTTTAAGTTAATGGAGTAAGCGCCAAGTATTTATCTGATTTTGAACTTTGAATTAAATAGTTCTTAAATTGCGCCCTGTTATACTCAAAAATCTTCACAAATTAACCATGTCCAAACAAGCTGAACCAATTACCATTCTTTGTATTGCTTCTTTTTTCAAAGGAAATGATTTTATGATTTCAGTCAAAAATATGGGCTGCAAAGTTTTGTTGGTTACCTCTAAAAAATTAGAGAACAAACCTTGGCCAAGAGCTTTTTTGGATGAAGTTTATTACATGAATCAAAACGAAGAGGGTGAATGGAATTTAAACGATTTAGTTGCAGGGCTTGCCCATGTTATGCGTAGTATGACAGTGGACAGAATTGTTGCATTGGACGATTTTGATGTAGAAAAAGCTGCCCATTTACGCGAACATTTCAGAATTCCGGGTATGGGACAATCTACAGCCCGTCATTTCAGAGATAAACTGGCTATGCGAATCAAAGCCTCAGAAGCCGGAATTAGCGTACCTCCTTTCAGCCCTTTGTTCAACGATGCTCAAATACACGATTTTACACAACAAGTCTCACCTCCGTGGTTAGTAAAACCGCGAAGCGCTGCTTCAGCAACTGGCATTAAAAAAATATACTCATCCGAAGAACTTTGGTCGCACCTAAACAAAAAACTCGGAAACGACCGGCATAATTTTTTAATCGAAAAATTTGCCCCCGGTGACGTTTATCATATTGACTCACTTTCTGTGGATGGAAATGTAATTTTTGCAAGGGTATCACAATATCTAAATACTCCTTTTGAAGTAGCGCACAGCGGCGGAATTTTCATGTCTGTTTCGGTCGAACATGAGTCTGCTGAAAAAACAGATTTTTTGAATCTCAATCAGGAGGTTCTAAAAGCTTTTGGTATGCGTTTCAGTGCATCACATACTGAAGTAATTAAGAATCATGAAACCGGAAAACTTTACTTTCTGGAAACTTCATCGAGGGTTGGTGGTGCGCATATTGCTGAACTGGTCGAAGCTTCTTCTGGAATTAATTTATGGAAAGAATGGGCAATTATTGAAACCTGCATGGCAAAGGGTGAACCATATACACTGCCTGCTGTTAAAAAAGATTATTCCGGAATAATCATCTCACTGACCAAACAGGAACAACCTGACGATTCTATGTTTACAGATCCTGAAATATGTTGGAGGCTTAAAAATAACGATTACCATATCGGGTTTATCGTCAAATCTGAATCAAGAAACCGAATACTCGAATTATTAGACAATTACGCCAAAAGAATTTATTCGGATTTTCACGCTTCTGCACCGGCCCCCGATAAACCAGTTCTTTAACCGGCCTAAGCTTTGCAATTTTAAAACGCTGACAACCATTTGCCAAAATCCTTCATCTTCGCAGCATCAGCAATCTTCACAATCCATCTAATTGTGTCTAAAAAGCCATCATGAGTAAAAATTTCATGTTATCGGTCTTATTGTTCCTTTTGTTTGCCTGTATTACATTATTTGCACAACCGGCGGCCTTGGGAAGTTGGAGGGTTTATCTGCCTCAAACTGATGCCACTTCTTTAGCCCAGACTCCGGAAAAAATTTATGTGGGCACGAAGTATTACCTTTACGAGTACAATAAAACAGACGGCTCTATTTATCCGATAACCGGCTTGAATGGACTTAGTGAGCTTGGAATCGCTCAATTAGCCTACAACAGTAATGTTAATGCCTTAATCATTGCCTATAACAGTTCTAACTTTGATATTTACATCAATGGTACGATTAAGAATTATCCCGACATCAGTCGTTCGAATATTGCAGGTGAAAAAACGATTAACCATATCTTGCCTTATGGCGACAAAGTTTATTTCTCTTGTAGTTTTGGCATCGTATTGTTCAATATAATAACCGGACAATTTGAAGATACTTATATCATCGGAGCTAATGGTGCTTATATCAAAGTTTATCAGGTAGCAACTGATGACACAAATATTGTAGCTGCGACAGAAAATGGATTGTATCGCGCAAATATCAATCATCCTAATCTTGCATTTTTCAGCAACTGGCAACATATCGGAGAGTTTATGCCTGAAGGCCTGGAAACCAAAAATATAGTGTATTCCAATTCAAAATTTTATGCCGAAGCAGACGGGCTGATTTATCAGTCTTCCGATTTAACAGAATGGGATCTCGTTTATGGCAATGCCAACTGGTGTATTCAATCGGTTGAAGTGAGTTACAATCAGGTGGTAATTTGTGAATGGCAAAACAGTTGCAATGCCAATAATGCACAGTCTGCCCGTGTTGTTGTTATTCAACCCGATCAAAGCATTATTCAATACGAAAAATGGAATTTGCTTCGCCCGGTTAAATCTTTTACGGACGAGAGCGGAAACGTTTGGGCTGCTGATTTTTGGCGCAGCTTAATTAAGATGGGTCTTGATTATTCAGAAACAATCATACCACAAGGGCCTTATAGTTCCAATGTATTTAGCTGTGCTGTTTTGAACAAAGATATTTGGGTGGCTCATGGAGGAATTACTTATTCGTCCTGGAACGGAAAAACAAATAAAGAAGGAGTCAGTATTTTGCGACAGGGATTTTGGGAAAGTTATGGCTCACGCAATAACCAAGCATTTGAAGGGGTGGATGATGTTTTAAATATCGTTAATTTTCCTACCCAAAGTACTTACTATATCAGTTCATACAATAAAGGAATTATCAGTTTTAACGGGTCGGATTATGGAAGAATAGATCCAGGTAACAGCTCTCTGCAATATACAGTTGGTGACCCAAGTACTTGCCGGATTGGGGGGATGACATTTGATTCTTCCGGCAATCTTTGGGTCGCAAATTATGGCACCCCAAATGCCATTTCTGTGATGACCCCAGAAGGTGAATGGAAATCTTTTACCACTCCTTTTATTCCGGGAAGCCCTCCCAATCCCTACACACAAATCATTGTGGATGATTACGGTCAAAAATGGGTAGCAGCACACAAAAACGGCCTTTTGGTTTTTAATCATGGTGCTGACTTAGAAAATACCACCGATGATTTGTACAAACTGCTTAAAACAGGAACAGGACAAGGCAATTTGCCTATAGTCGAAGTTACCTGCCTTGCCAAAGACAAAAACGGGGCTATTTGGGTAGGAACAACGGAGGGTATCGGTGTTTATTATTGCCCGTTCATGGTGTTTCAAAACGGTTGTGATGCGGTAAGACCCTATGTTGATGTTACCGGTTTTGGTGCATATCTGTTGGAAACGGAGATTATAAGGGCTATTGTAGTAGATGGTGCTAACCGGAAATGGATAGGAACTGAAAACGGGCTTTGGCTGATTTCACCGGATGGAACTCAACCGCTCGAATATTTCACCACCAAAAACAGCCCCCTCTTGTCCAATTTTATTACCGGCTTGTCTTTAGACGGAGAAAGCGGAGAATTATATATCGGAACAGACCGTGGGTTAGTCTCGTACCGTACTGATGCTACTGAAGGTGGATTT
This is a stretch of genomic DNA from Sphingobacteriales bacterium. It encodes these proteins:
- a CDS encoding leucine-rich repeat domain-containing protein, giving the protein MTRILQNWLRNATLYSFALVLSLNLQLTPAQASNTNGDEMLHYSGDIAVLNDIIHANGLTELEEQPLNLGIQVWEEGRLTFLLVDERYIISQLPQSIGNLTELKGLFLSNQNITQVPESIGDLKSLEKLHLDNNRLTILPATIGNLTKLNSLYLQNNRLTNLPMSISKLSGLKTLNVAGNPFDITAFDTLPLEDLTRFHQ
- a CDS encoding septal ring lytic transglycosylase RlpA family protein; its protein translation is MKLYFLLFCFIISSAFTGFIPDDLENTGIASYYAQKFHGRRTSSGEIFDQNKLTAAHRTLPMGSRVKVTRLDNDKAVVVKINDRGPFVKNRIIDLSKAAAQKIDLTKIGMAKVKLEVIGKNGTGAGVSLTEENLKELFLIIDEEEW
- a CDS encoding transketolase; this encodes MSSTTLNRISQKEIQSLTGKKLSVEDFTKEVLDDYRLGRLSREASILGRKEVLSGKAKFGILGDGKELPQIAMSKVFEKGDFRSGYYRDQTLMMALGNVTVPQLFAQLYAHPDLEEEPHSAGRQMNAHFATRSLNEQGEWNDLMQIKNTSADISSTAGQMPRAVGLALASKKYREIDTLQEFNKFSDNGNEVVFVTIGDASTSEGIFWEAMNAAGVMKIPMIVSVWDDGYGISVPIEFQTTKGSISELMSGFKTDEKASGFEIYTVFAWDYPSLIKTYQTAVANARKTHTPVLIHVKEVTQPQGHSTSGSHERYKSKERLQWEIDKDCLLGFRNWILDTGLADVQTLDIIDDDAKAEAKEAQRTAWKQFNLPIQNDLKHTLEIFDRLLKVVDQPEILTNAKLALQSELNPTRREVAHHIRKTLAELRFEHPQNIKELRDWNNSFQKNNLQLYTTYLHSHSKLNALLVEEIPPVYSPSSKMVNGFEVLNGCFDAIFDRDPRVLAFGEDLGQIGDVNQGFAGLQSKYGIERVFDTGIREATIIGQGIGLAMRGLRPIAEIQYLDYFIYGLQPIADDLATLHYRTYGGQKAPMIIRTRGHRLEGIWHTGSPIGMILNSVRGVYLLTPRNMVQAAGFYNTMMQSDEPAIIIECLNGYRLKEMMPDNLSTFTVPLGVPDVLKEGKDITLITYGSSCRIALEAANRLEQAGISLEVIDAQTLLPFDIHHKTVSSLKKTNRLIVLDEDVPGGASAYIMQQILETQGGYYYLDSAPVTLTAKANRGAYGSDGDYFCKPNAEDVFETAYAIMNEADPSSYPMFL
- a CDS encoding murein L,D-transpeptidase catalytic domain family protein is translated as MKLAITVLCMIPLLVLSEGCENLNADKMKTIGEMKTAKSEDYIEKAKEAKKFCDNRNYNNRFFILIDLGQHSGVERFFVWDFNQNKIAHSFLVSHGCCDNPWGGDNSKNNVETSNVSGSHCSSEGKYLIGQRGYSNWGINVKYLMHGLEASNQNALDRQIVFHGWDRVTDYPVYPRGTVEGWGCPAISNSAMKLMDNKIKNEKNKKILMWIIK
- a CDS encoding ComEC family competence protein; this encodes MEIRNGTDQRSVFGKALVYFEKDSLVQNLKYGDWIWCKSSLKTIKPPQNPGEFDYKTYLSHRQIYHQAYLEAKDLLELNINTGNYIFTFVYRLRAYFIEVIKTFLKGNDEKSVAMALFLGYTHFLPDDIEETYSHTGTIHVLAVSGLHVGIIYLTANWILSLFFKRGRWTIRVKAALVLLIIWFYAMLAGLPPSVTRAAGMFTIFTIAKVFYRQTNSYNIIGFAALITLFLNPFTLTNIGFQLSYIAVSGIIFFQPKFYQALKIKNQILDKIWQISSVTLAAQVVVTPLTMYYFHQFPTYFLLANLLVVPVTGYLLPLGFLLFLISPVEPVAKVLGAILDWTLKLINSYLYEVQHLPFAVIQGFSISMEETVALYVIIGMITCTVLMRQIQIVKLILFLFLVLGLGWAYQNYQMQKNKEIIVYQYKGASALELVYGNHSVVISDSLGLDELFASSKRSHIIRERKFLPILRQNNQPEIQYAQPFPQNLLIDPPFLKFFDKRFLLLSDSTDHCNFSTGSLPLKIDYLILTHNCRAELNELKNCFEIDMIIIDGSNKGWVAKKWMSAADSLSLDIYNTFEKGAFVYKFP
- a CDS encoding ATP-grasp domain-containing protein codes for the protein MSKQAEPITILCIASFFKGNDFMISVKNMGCKVLLVTSKKLENKPWPRAFLDEVYYMNQNEEGEWNLNDLVAGLAHVMRSMTVDRIVALDDFDVEKAAHLREHFRIPGMGQSTARHFRDKLAMRIKASEAGISVPPFSPLFNDAQIHDFTQQVSPPWLVKPRSAASATGIKKIYSSEELWSHLNKKLGNDRHNFLIEKFAPGDVYHIDSLSVDGNVIFARVSQYLNTPFEVAHSGGIFMSVSVEHESAEKTDFLNLNQEVLKAFGMRFSASHTEVIKNHETGKLYFLETSSRVGGAHIAELVEASSGINLWKEWAIIETCMAKGEPYTLPAVKKDYSGIIISLTKQEQPDDSMFTDPEICWRLKNNDYHIGFIVKSESRNRILELLDNYAKRIYSDFHASAPAPDKPVL